The Physeter macrocephalus isolate SW-GA unplaced genomic scaffold, ASM283717v5 random_235, whole genome shotgun sequence DNA window ttttatttttaaagcaaaacaaagagaCTGATTGAGACACACggagacagacacacactggCCTGAATGTTTACTAGAAAAAGGAATGATAGACAGATGGAGTTATTGACAGGGACAAAAACAGgaccagagagacagagacaaaagaggaggcaaacacagagggaagaaagagaaacagaaggaaatgaggacagaaatggagagagagaaggaggcacTGAATTAGATATTTAGGGGTAGTTGTGGCTTGGAGATCAAGCTTTGGAGCTGCATTGAGTGtaggttcaaattctgcctctgccaATTACTGACCGTGTGTCTTGGAAAAGTTCCTTCACTTTACTGTGCCTCAGTTATCCCATCTATAAATTGGAGGTGGAACAATTCTTGCAGTGTCATTttttgagcattaaatgagacaTGTACATATCAGTTACTTAGAACAGGGCCCAGTAACACTAAGCACTGTATAAGGGCTGGTTGTTATTATAGAACAGAGATGAGGACACCCAGGGTGATGAAAAGAAAGTGAGAGGATACAGAAAGGGACAGAGACCAGAACTGGTGGCAGAGAGCTGGGGTACGTCATCGCTGGCACTGGCCCACAGGTGGGTAAAGTCCTCAAACCCCTGCCTGCAACCCTCTGGGCTAATCAATGGCCAGCAATGACGCTGGGAAAGCCTACCCTGCTCGGGGAAGCCCGGTTGCTCACCATTCTCAGCTGGGCACTTAAAAGCCACCATGGAGGGTGCAGGCACCGCTGTCCCAGGTGGACACCACTCTGGACACCACCCAGAGGACAGTGGAAGGCAGGCCCTGCTGCAGCACCAGGCACCAGAGACACATTGTAGGTGAGGAGTgagaggagagaggctgaggGTAGGAGGGGGCCCATCCTGTCTCTTCCCCTGCGTGTGTCCACAGCCCACGCTCTGAGCGTCAGTCCCTCTGCGAGTCTAACCACAGGCAGGGGCTTGGACTCGGGGCCTCCTTGAGCTCGCTGACGTCCGTCGCGTCCTGCAGGAGCAGAGATGGGGCCGCGTGGCGCAGCCGCGGTGGCCGTGGGGCTGTGGGTCTTGGTGACGGTGGGCGTGGCGCCGGACCCCGAGGTGGTGGAGCCTCCGCGGCGCCTCCTCTCACACTACCGCTCCCTGGACCCCCGGGCGCTGCTGGCCATCAAGGCACTGAGGGACCGCTATGTGAGTGATGCTCAGACACCCCCGCCCCCTGGGCCCCGGGCCCGCAGGGCTCGGAGACACCAGTCTTTGTCCCGAGGGGCCCTCGCGTCCTAGCGTCCAGCAGGCACATCTCAGATTTCAGGGTCCAGAATTGTGACCACGACATCTTCCCGGAGGCCCCGGTGGTCAGCTCACGCACGGCCTTGGTGCGGGGCACAGAGGGGCGCCCCCTCCAGGCGGACTCGGCTCCACATCGGGGCGCGGGCTCCGCACGGGGAGCGCGGGTGCCtttcagcccagctcagccatCGGAGCGCTACCTGGTTCGGACACGATAAGCACAACCGTCCAGGCAGTCCCCAGCCACGTGCAGGAATCTCCGACGTCCCAGCGCTTCAGGGGCCCTTGCCAGGAGGCTCCGCGTCACCCCAGCCCTTGCCCCGCAGGAGGAAGAGACGCTGAGCTGGAGGCCGCGCAACTGCTCGTTCCGCCGGAGGAGGGACCCTCCGCGGCCTTCCGTGAGGCCCGAGGCcggcgggcggggtgggggtgggggagcgcGGGCTGGCGCGCGGCCCCGTCTAACTCCCGCCGGGCCCCCGCAGTCCCGTGCGCTGCTCCGCCAGGTGGCCCGCGGCCTCGCCGACGCCCAAGACGTGCTGAGCGGCCTGCCGAGCCCCGAGCTGTTCCCCGGCGTCGGCCCGACCCTGGAGCTGCTGGCGGCCGCGGGGCGGGACGTGGCGGCCTGCGTGAGTGCGCCGCGCCCTGGCCCCGCAGCCCTCCCGGCTCGCTCTGCGCCCCTGGTCTCAAGGCCAGGCCCCCCGACTGCGAATCTGTCCCATGAGGCCAGAAACGGGCGCAGCCACGGTTCACGTCCTCTCGGTGTCCCCAAATCCGGGCTTTGGTCTGCGGCTGGGAGGGTGAGGGCCGGAGTCACCTGGGCGGGAGGCTCGGTTCCCCGCCGCCTTCATTAACCTCCTGGTCTCCCTCCAGCTCGAGCTGGTCCGGCCAGGCTCCCGGAGGACGTCCGTGCGGCGGCCCAGGAGGCGTCCCCAAACTCGCACGGCTGTGAGTGGAGCCGGCGGGAAAGCGGCCAGACGGGAGCCCGGCTTGGAGCCGTGAGGGTGTGGAGGGGGGTCTCTCGGCGAAGGAGATCCCTGACTCAGCCCCGCTCCGCCTCCTTCCCGGGCTGCAGGGCTCGCCTCGGTGCCACGAAGCCACCGTCATCTTCAACCTCCTGCGCCTGCTCGCGTGGGACCTGCGGCTGGTGGCGCACTCGGGTCCTTGTCTGTGATCCCGCCGCGGCTCCGCCTGGGACCCGAAGCTCTGGGGGCGCCTGGTTGCGGACGCCGCCCTCCTCCGTGGCCCCATCGGACCAGGCGGGTCTCTCAGCCTGGACCCGCCGGCGCTGGTGCCAGAGGCGCCCTTTCCCCAAAGGCCAGAACGAGTTCCCCCGGAAGCAGCGATATTTCCGCGGGATGCGTCGCCCTGAGATCTTCCAGGGCCCGGGCTGGCAGGAAAAGACTGCAGTCCGTGTCCGCCTTGGTCGCTGACCACCACGTACCATGGACCAGTGTCTACTTCTGTGGTTACAGGGGCAGCCCTGTCTCATGACAGGTCCCACCCCCTGCTTTGAACCTTCAGTGCCCGCTTTGCGATTCCATGAATCTGTGACTCTTGGACCTCCCCGCTGGGGAAGCCTCATTCCCTGAGCGACTGGGTAGTGAAAGGGCCAAAAGTCCTCTGGATAAGTAGTTTTTTGAATTCCGTTACTTAAGTGTGTTTTGTATTTATGAAGTTCCTGTGTGTCTTTGCTGTTCTGTCTTCTGTTGTTAATTTGTTgccaattattaaatatttttgcatttctgcGGGTTGTTTATTCGGTGATCATTTTGAGGGGGGCTGTTCAGCACAAGATGCTGAGACAGGGAAATCAGGTGACCTGAGTTTCAGTTCTGCCCCTGCCACTTAAGCGTTGCGTGTCTGGGCAAATtacttctctctgagcctcagtttactcatttatGCCACGGCATTGTTACACTTCCCTTGCAGTGAGTACTATACATTGAAATAATGTTTCTGAAGCTTCCAGCTGAAGCCACAGAATGGCCTTAATAACTGGTCTCCATTAAATAATCACACCCACAAATGCAGAacaattgtacttttaaaatttgtctgcATCTGTGGATGGGCAATCTTCGTGGCCGACTGCAAAGCCcgtttcccaaggccacacagctagagaGGGTCGGCGCCAGGTTTGAGCCCCGGAGTCCAGCTCCAGCTCCCATGCTCCTACCCACTCCCCTGAACTTCCTTTCTAAGAGAAACAGTATGATGTTGAGGGAGTTTGAGATAATTTGTCAATTTTCAGGATGCACAGTTGTTGCAATGTGTCCTCCCCTGATGTAAGGCCGATGCAATTAATAGAAACTGACCAGAACACTGGTAGGTGACTTGGGCACATCCCtgctgctgcttttattttttaaaaaattgtttatttattttggctgctctgggtctgagttgcggcatgcatgcaggatctagttcccctaccagggattgaacccgggccccctgcaaagagtcttacccactggacccccagggaagtccacctgctgttacagatgaacctatctgcagggcaggaatagagacgtggacctagagaatggacatgtggacagagtgggggcaggggagggtaggactgacatatatacactaccatgcgtaaaatagctagctagtgggaacatgctataaagcacaggaagctcagctcggtcggtgctctgtaatgacctagatgggtggggtggcGGGGTGGGATGGAGGTCCAGGACGGAGGGGATATAGgcacacatatagctgattcacttcgttgcacagcagaaactaatacaacgttgtaaggcaattatacgccaataaaaaacatttctaaaaaacGTTACGTATCAGAGCTCAAAGATATTCCCAACTGAGGACTTTGgtccaccctctccccagaaTTATGAACGAGGGAAAGAGGGGGTGGGCGTAATAGTCAAAAGGACTCCACACCTTCTGTTCGAGACGTCCATTACCTCCAAGTCAGGAGATGTAGCTACACTGGGGCTGCTGAGTGCAGTGGTTACTCTCTGGTGTCAGGCAGAACTCAGTTAATATCCTGCCCTCACCACTTAtttgctgtatgaccttggacaagtctctTAACCCCTCTGAGTCCCTGCAGTTTCCTCTGTACCTGAAACGCAGGCAAAGCACAGGATGTCCTTGGTGCTACCATGAGTATTCAACAGCACATtgtgagggaattccctgccgTTCGAGTGGTCAGGACGctgcgcttccactgctgagggcccggttcaatccctggtcggggaactgagatcctgcaagcggcacggccaaaaacaacaacaacaacaccaacaacaaagaaaacaaaccacctTGTGGCAGA harbors:
- the LOC102994074 gene encoding interferon lambda-4-like, which encodes MGPRGAAAVAVGLWVLVTVGVAPDPEVVEPPRRLLSHYRSLDPRALLAIKALRDRYEEETLSWRPRNCSFRRRRDPPRPSSRALLRQVARGLADAQDVLSGLPSPELFPGVGPTLELLAAAGRDVAACLELVRPGSRRTSVRRPRRRPQTRTAGSPRCHEATVIFNLLRLLAWDLRLVAHSGPCL